A region from the Sulfurivermis fontis genome encodes:
- the tmk gene encoding dTMP kinase: protein MRGRFITLEGGEGAGKSSNLEHIHRRLSAAGKRVIRTREPGGTPLGEQLRALLLDRSQSAMVADTELLLMFAARAQHLGELIVPALERGDWVLCDRFTDATYAYQGGGRGIDPERIRVLEQWVQRELRPDLTLLLDLPVEQGLQRAGARSDPDRFEQEQEDFFRRVRDAYHARAAQEPERFRLIDASRPLPEVQAQIDQVLDAYLAEAG, encoded by the coding sequence ATGCGTGGACGCTTCATCACTCTGGAAGGCGGCGAAGGCGCCGGCAAGAGTTCCAACCTCGAACACATCCACCGCCGCCTGAGCGCGGCAGGCAAGCGGGTGATCCGCACCCGTGAACCCGGCGGCACGCCGTTGGGCGAACAACTGCGTGCGTTGCTGCTGGATCGCAGCCAGAGCGCCATGGTCGCCGACACCGAGCTGTTGCTGATGTTCGCCGCCCGTGCCCAGCACCTGGGTGAACTGATCGTGCCGGCGCTGGAACGTGGCGACTGGGTGTTATGCGATCGCTTCACCGATGCTACCTACGCCTATCAGGGCGGTGGCCGCGGTATCGACCCGGAGCGCATCCGTGTGCTGGAGCAATGGGTGCAGCGTGAGTTGCGTCCCGACCTCACCCTGTTGTTGGACCTGCCGGTGGAACAGGGGCTGCAGCGGGCCGGCGCACGCAGTGATCCGGATCGCTTCGAGCAGGAACAGGAGGATTTCTTTCGTCGTGTGCGCGACGCCTATCACGCCCGCGCCGCGCAGGAACCGGAGCGTTTCCGCCTCATCGACGCCAGCCGGCCACTGCCCGAGGTACAGGCACAAATCGATCAGGTACTGGATGCCTATCTGGCGGAGGCGGGCTGA